The following DNA comes from Pirellulales bacterium.
AAACAGATCTCCTCATCGCGGGGCAATATCGGCTGTAATGATTTGTGAGACATTTCGAAGTGATACGACGCGCATTCGGTTGCCACTTTCGTAAATCGTGCACACAGGGCTGTTAGGGGTCACGGAAATCTCATGAGGTTGTTCCACGAAAATTGCCGCACCATCGCAAAGCCGAACTTCCAGCGAAGTAAATGGCGACCGATTCATCAATTGGATCAATTGGTTGGCCGTCATATACTGCCCCTGTAGCAAATGCGAGTCAACCAGTGAAGTATACCATTCCACGGACATTTAGTCATGTCGACCATTGACGAACTATTTACGGGCCTCCGCCGGGAAAAGCGCAAAGCGGTGATGCCGTTCGTCACGGCCGGCGATCCCGATTTGGATTTCACCGCCGCGTTGTTACAAGAATTCACACGCCGGGGTTGCAGCTTGTGCGAAGTCGGCATTCCTTACAGCGACCCGATTGCCGATGGCCCCGTGATTCAGGAATCGTACACCCGGGCCCTGGCGCACAAAATCAAGCTGGCGGAAATCGTCAAGTGTTTAAGCGGCGTGACGCCAACCTTGGCTGCGCCATTGGTCAGCATGGTCAGTTATGCCATCGTCTTTCGCCACGGGTTAAAGCAATACGTGGAAGACATGCAACGCGCTGGAATTGCCGGGGCGATTGTGCCCGATTTGCTGGTCGAGGAATCAGCGGAACTGGCGAAAATCTGCCGCCAGGCCGATTTCAGTTTGATCCAATTGATTACCCCCACCACGCCGCGCGACCGGGCCCTGCGAATTGCCGAGGCCTCCACAGGCTTCATTTACTATGTTTCCGTTACCGGCATCACCGGCGAGCGGCGCGAACTTCCGCCGGAGTTAATCGATAGCGTGAGCTGGCTGCGAGAGCAAACGCCGCTGCCCGTGTGCATTGGCTTTGGCATTAGCACGCCGGAACATGTGAAGTTGCTGGCGCCGGTGGCTGATGGCATGATTGTCGGCTCGGCGATTGTCCGCCGCGTTGCCGCTGCGGCGAACAAGCCTAAGCAGGCGGTGCTGGCCGACGTGGGGGAATATGTGGCCAGCTTACTGACGGCGCTTCAGTAGGAGGGGAATCGTTTCCGCGATTTTGGGCCGGCGAAAGGATTCGCCTCCTACAAACTTCAGGTCGGCGAAAGGATTCGCCTCCTACCAATTACAGACCGGCGAAAGGATTCGCCTTCTACAATCTGCACCGCTTTACAGCGCCGCCAGCAAATCGTCCAGCAAGGTCAAGTTGGGCGCGGTCAAGTCGGCCATTCCATTGTTGTCGACGGCGTAAATTGTCTGGCTGTAGATTCGATGTCCCTGTGAGCCAGGCGTGGGATATAGCGGCTGCAAGGAGAACACTGTGTAAATGGTGCTGTGAGAATTGGTCGTTCCCTGCAGCATCACTACTTGTCGATGGGCATGGTCGCTAAAATCCATCAGCGTGGTTTGCAGCACTGTTTTCAGATAGGCCGCAAATAAGTGGCTGCCGGAGCTGGAGGGCATCGGCTGATTCAGCGGCTGAAAGATGTGGTTGAAATCGTAATCGGCAATTTTATCGCCTTGAGCAACGCCATTTTGAGCATCGAAGATCCAGTGAATTCCCAAATAAACACGGCTCATCGCATTTTCTTCCGCCGCCGCGCTGAAGCTGGTAAATGTCAGTGGTCCGAAAGGCTGCCGCGCTGAACCGTCGCCGTTTTTGTTGATCCCGTTAAACTCGTCCGAACTGATGGTGAAAGTGATGTTGTCGGTGCCGTAAAATCGGGCCAACGTTTCAAACAGTGCCCCGCCGAAGGTCGCATGGCCTGAATCATACGAAGGAAACGGGGGCGTAAAATTCACTCCATCGCCAAAGCCATTGGTGGCTGGAGCACCCAGCGGGGTCCAAGTAGGGTCGCCCACGGTATTCGGATTGCCATCGTTGGCGCCGTCGCGGATGGCCACAATCGGCCGCCAAAAATCGTATTTATATTTGACGTTCCAACAGGCAATGCCGGCGTCCGCCAGGGCTACGTTAATCATGGCGAACATACGCGCATTCTGGTATTCCGTATTCCCTTCTTGCTGAGCCAATACCCGCGCAATTTGATTGTAGAACCGGGGCGGGGTTCCCAAGCCTGGCGTGCCGTCGTAAGCCCAGAAAATGCCAATGTCGGTTTCTTCGGCGGTGCGCGTGGTAGAATCCGCCGCGCCCAGCGACATGACTTGATTGTAGGCGTCGGTATAGGCTTGGCTATTGAGCACTGGCGGCGGCGGAACATTAAAATTGTTTACGTTGTTGATGCCAAACGGTGTGACTTTCCCCCAATCGGGGCTCAGAATACCTTGGTTGGGATGCAAAGGATCGGGCTGATGGTGTCCGGGAGCGTCGGTCAGATGGTAATTCATCATCACATTGGAGCGGTCGTTCGCCCGAACTGACAAAATCGCATTGGCTACGGTTTTGCCGAGTGCGATGCCCAGGTTTTTATCCGCTCCGTCGGCAATTTGTCCCAGCCTGGTGCTTAAGTCTGTGTCAAAGACTGTCGTCTGTTTGTGATACACATTGACGAGCGCGTCATGTGCTGCCTGCCCGACGGCGGCGTCGATGTTTGCGTTTTGCACGCCCACGACTTTGATTAAATACGGCTCGTACTGGCCCTCGATCGAATTGATGGCGTCGTACATGGCGACGCTCACAATGGCCAAAGCCCGCGAGGCGCCGGTGGGTCCCACGGCATCGGGCGAGCCATAAATGTTGCTTTTGTCGTCGGCTTCTGCCTGGAGCGCGATCGCATTCCAATACAAAATTGCATCAGTGCTGGCTGCCATCATGGCGCGCGGTTCAAGCTGTTCGAAGCGAGCGCAGCGGCTGTAA
Coding sequences within:
- the trpA gene encoding tryptophan synthase subunit alpha, translating into MSTIDELFTGLRREKRKAVMPFVTAGDPDLDFTAALLQEFTRRGCSLCEVGIPYSDPIADGPVIQESYTRALAHKIKLAEIVKCLSGVTPTLAAPLVSMVSYAIVFRHGLKQYVEDMQRAGIAGAIVPDLLVEESAELAKICRQADFSLIQLITPTTPRDRALRIAEASTGFIYYVSVTGITGERRELPPELIDSVSWLREQTPLPVCIGFGISTPEHVKLLAPVADGMIVGSAIVRRVAAAANKPKQAVLADVGEYVASLLTALQ
- a CDS encoding phosphatase PAP2 family protein; the protein is MLSFPVGAGKHRSAAPARIKQRSYSRCARFEQLEPRAMMAASTDAILYWNAIALQAEADDKSNIYGSPDAVGPTGASRALAIVSVAMYDAINSIEGQYEPYLIKVVGVQNANIDAAVGQAAHDALVNVYHKQTTVFDTDLSTRLGQIADGADKNLGIALGKTVANAILSVRANDRSNVMMNYHLTDAPGHHQPDPLHPNQGILSPDWGKVTPFGINNVNNFNVPPPPVLNSQAYTDAYNQVMSLGAADSTTRTAEETDIGIFWAYDGTPGLGTPPRFYNQIARVLAQQEGNTEYQNARMFAMINVALADAGIACWNVKYKYDFWRPIVAIRDGANDGNPNTVGDPTWTPLGAPATNGFGDGVNFTPPFPSYDSGHATFGGALFETLARFYGTDNITFTISSDEFNGINKNGDGSARQPFGPLTFTSFSAAAEENAMSRVYLGIHWIFDAQNGVAQGDKIADYDFNHIFQPLNQPMPSSSGSHLFAAYLKTVLQTTLMDFSDHAHRQVVMLQGTTNSHSTIYTVFSLQPLYPTPGSQGHRIYSQTIYAVDNNGMADLTAPNLTLLDDLLAAL